The sequence below is a genomic window from Dioscorea cayenensis subsp. rotundata cultivar TDr96_F1 chromosome 6, TDr96_F1_v2_PseudoChromosome.rev07_lg8_w22 25.fasta, whole genome shotgun sequence.
aactaaaagtctatatcatgtaaataatatgttattgtttaaatcgaACGCTTTTCACGACATcgcgttgctagatgggtacctccccggTCACTcgctttaaacatatttacgtattttcttaaacaccgttgtcattgtttaaagagtaacttgagtattgtttaactttttttctattgtttacaatgacgtttttgtttcccacattgttttactaggtctctgctttaaatttcGAAAGTTCACATCAAATACGATtgttttcgttttatttataaaagatttacaacatttacaacatttacaaagatttacaacatttacaacatttacaacatttacaacgtccgctcggactttggacactcacgactcgaccctcgtataacgaaacaagtgtccagacattcgaatgctcacaagctgttgcataacaagcgcatcaactcgaacctCGCAAAACgctacaacattaaaaaggttaaacaacacacattcatgaaaacgactattaatcaatgtgtcatggtaggacttaaacgacgTATcctcgatagttaaacacagaacgtaGCAGCTTGTACACCGACGCCATTTTTCTTAAACGCTAACGTAGAAGtctcagtggtaaatgtcaaccccgtcttaaaggatagCTTTCATGATCTCCTCCTCTGAGAATCCTCACGAATCACGCAcacgtgaaaaactttctttttcttacccaagtcgaaatgctctcttaattgctttcccgtcatccatcactggagaatcctccgcattcgtgcaattatgagaggatTTCAGCTCAAggtgaaaagatagtttaactagttcaaggattacggctaattgattctcaagataaggaagaaggctcactgaaaacatcctttcgagatagagtggttgtccagcTGGGAAGAGgagggaagaggaggaggaggaggaggaggatgatgaggactgacgacgagtggttgtccatgggaggGTTCttctggttatttatggtgtgaagtccacaagtgGCCGACTCTtcgtatccgagaaaaagttaaacgacagCGGCCGActatcgatcgatgagaacgaacgcGTGTTCGAGAATTTATGTTACCGcggcataagaattaatgccgccattaattctCACGCACGGGATACTCATAACCTCTGCCACCGCCACgcgccacatgccaacaattcggatcaaacgaaaaagatcaccgcttttacgcagagacttttgagaatttacacgcttatgaatagttatacatgtaaagataatgttaaactgagatgggaagtattaaacggatatgacaattattaaaacatattagtaaaatatttaaacggataatagcaaatagttaaacattatttaaaaatatacaaatagataaccataaacgtagaaagaactttacaacgaaatgaactcgtcagAATTATCTGTTCTTCTCGTCagaatacaactttacaaccataaacgagaggacgacaatggcacatgcctcgcctcgacaataaaatcgatcACATGTCCCCATTTGAAGACGTGAAGTGCACTTCGACCAATCCggtggaaatcaatttcattttcgtcgagaaaccgatttatatatttcgggtatgataatgaggagaacaacaagatgtaatgcaacccTCGCATCGTTTCATCGTAAAACGCAGCAGAAAGCTCTTCAAAAGgtcgaacatgatgtgatttggctgCCTTTCCCTCCACCATTTTtcggggccaaaaatgggatttcacaacatggacccatttgaagctGAACTAGAGGGGGTAaaaggaagttaaacactaactgcAAGGCGTCCAGTGGTCAGAAAAGAGGGAGGGGTTtttggaagttttgaaaattacgaggggtgaacagtaattttccctttttttaatgaaaatttgattctcaaaaaatatactttttttccCGCAGATTAAgacatttttttgaaaagaatgAACCCTTCATTTCTCAATAAACATTCTTTTAAAcatttacatatatatctttatatatatacatattcactcactcactcactcacacacacacacacacacacacacacacacacacacacacacacacaaatatatacacacaaatccctccatatataaaaaaaaaatcaatatttatatatatacctctaTTTTTTATCGTATTATATTTTATGAGTGAGGTTAAAGTGAAAAAAGTGAGAGCAAATAGTTCAAAAAaagttgattatatatatatatatataatatgaaattatGTACTTTTATAGGGTTATAAATGggaaattcttttattattaatttattttattagatcatacttacacatcatcatcatcatcatcatcttttataAGAATTAGAAATATCAAAGATCGTtgaattcaaacaaacaaacaaagaacaaaaatcttcaaatatttttattttttatttttattttatttttcttttcttagaaGAAACATTTTGGATGATTGGCAAAGTCAAAGAGATCATTGTGATAAGAtccaaactttttataaaataaattaataaaataatttaaaaaaatcagagcCTCAATCACCAACACCAACCGGATCATATTCATATTATGAACTAATGTGAaatcttggaaaaataaaacaaataaataaataaataagaacagcTTTACTAACATGTCACGGAGTCATACTTGTTATGTTGTCCATGCGGTTCACTTTAAAGACCAAGTCCAAGCTTAATAATTTGAAGTCTTTAGACTTTATAATCTCataataatgttatttaattaatattttctcatgataaatatattttgaaacaataagtttttttttctttatgaaattttatttatgtaaaaaccTTGTTAGTTAATggctcacttttttttttttaaaaaaaaactctccaaaTGAAATCTTGTTATAAATTGTTAATTctttataaaatctaaaaataaaaaaaaatctcccatgttcataaaattgtttttattaattaaaaataatacatatatccactatactttattatatatacattcatgtgtttattttttattttttgaatagaAGTGAAAtttacaaagtatttttttagaagtaagaagaaaattataaacataattaacgactagattttttttttaaaaaatctcatgaaatgaattattattataaataacagTCGTTACAGAGTAGTTGTAGTAGTTGATTATTCCATTCCCCtccaaaatcaaaagtcaaGGGTTCGAATTTTACTACTAGCTCATTCACATTtctctaataaaaaataaaaaaatctcatattaaattattaacaccttatttcaatatatatatgtgaaacttctaattttttaaataataaaaaaattatatatatatatatatatacacacataccaGAACAAGGCACGCAATAAGGATATACATCAACAAGTGAACACAAGATGGCAGCAAGCAAAGTTCaacaagaaataataacaaagtGAACTCTCCCACCAAAACGGCACCTAAATTTTCAAACCCTAATTAAGCCCATCGCATTCCACGTCCTTccattttatcttatttatacACCTTCTCCTTAACTTTTGTGAccaattcatcatcatcatcatcatcatctttgaaACCTTGCAAAGTTTTTATCATTCCTTAATAATCATGTCATCCATAGATGCCTCAACTACCCGGGACTCCGGCAAGACGGCTCCGGAGTCTGGTCATCATCCTCCACCACCTCTAGTTAATTTTTTCGGGGTTGATTTTGTCCTACGGTTCTTCCTTTTTGCCTCGACTATTTCCGCCCTTATTGTTATGGTCACAAGTAAGCAAACCAAGCTTATTCCGACCTCGCTCTCTCCTCCGTTCCCTGCTTATGTCTCTCGTGCTGCTAAGTTCGATCACTCTCCCGCTTTCATGTAAGAATTAATgcgtatatatatttatgtctaAGTTTTTAGGTTGAATCGAGCTCacataatatgtttattttgatgaataGATATATGGTGGTAGCTCTCGCGGTAACTTGCTTTTATAGCATTATTACTATGTTCACTTCGGCTTTTGTTATCTCCAATCCTTTCCCTTCAACAAAGATGTTGTTCAATATGATTCTCTTCGATGCcgtaagtttttaattatttattaatttttacttttgtaatatatatataggcaaaatattatttatggacATTCAACCGATATTAATGAACAACATATTGTGTATTCCAAACAGTAATTACTGCATTAACTACTGTTCATTAATGTTGGGCGTTAGATCGAGCCATccatagatgtatatatatatatatatatattaattataatttttttcatttatttgaaattgtgAAATATTGAATTTGGCAGTTGATGGCCGGAATTATGGCTTCGGCGACTGGAGCAACCGGTGGTGTTGCATATATTGGATTGAAAGGAAACTCTCATGTGAATTGGAACAAGATATgcaatttttatgataaattttgcCGTCATATTGGAGCTAGTGCACTTGTGTCTCTTATTGCATCAATTATTCTAGTCATTCTTGTTATAATTTCTTCATACTCTCTTTATCGTCGAAGCCGATGATTTGAACATTAATTATCTACTGctggttttttaaattatcaatgtAAATTGTGTgtgtaaaaatatgaaaaaaaaaaaacaatatgttatgttattttgagtttattttgttcaaTGTTGTTTAGTGTGATTTTTATGTCGCACAAAGTGTATTTGTTTGTGTGctagtaaaaatattaaaaaaaaaaaaattgttatgttattttgagtttattttgttgaatgttgttttgtatgatttttATGTGTCACACAAAGTGTTTTGTTTATATGTAATAATAGtgtatttgtataaaataaaattagggttaACTTTCCAAATGAGTCATTCATGAATACTTTTTTGGACATTATAGgatttatatatgtttcttacttttttttctttttttggccatttacacaaaaaaaagctccttttatttccaaaactttttttcttacaccaaaactatttttttcttacaaaaatcaGTACCCtacaaaaacattatttttttaagcttttGTAAACttcagctttttttatgttaaaaaaaaaaaatgaaatggggatcataaaaataatatgtgccaaatagtgaattttcgaatatctataataattatttaaaaaatatatacataaatcatgataattactttaaaaaaatgtataattgcatatatacccttttaaaaattatatttatttataagctCTGGTAaaccaatttttatttattcttcacATTCTTCCATTCATTCATCTTAAACCagaatttgatatatatatatatatatataaattgattagcaataataaagatatataagTTAATAAATACTCCCTCggatcttttttatttgtcaattttacCTAATTCATATAGATTAAGAAAATTTCGTTGAAGTTAGTTagcaatctaaattttataaaaaatatatattaactttccaagtttattgttatttaaaatatgttttataaacTGCATGTGTAGTCTGTGTAGttgaataatttattgaaaattgtgaaggtatattaaatagataaatttaaaaaaacaatatttaatattttataaattttctaaatgaacaaataaaaagaattaaaaaaaatctctaaaataaGACAAGTAAAAACGACCGGAAAAACTAATACTTTataagtttattaaaaaaaaaaaattatcaattaccAATTTTTATAGGGTTATTCAAGCAATTTTCTCATAAGTCAGTTATTTCAGTTGGAAAGCTGGAGAGAATTTGGCGGGAAAGAGGGCAAGCTCTAAAGCATGACTCTCCAAACCCTCACTAGACCTCCATTAAATCTCCCAAATtgatctccaaaccctaaccctaatcgaAACCCTAGCTTCAATCCACTGCCCTCATGGTCTCCATTCCATTGCCCACCTTCCCATTCCTCTCACAATCCCATCTACAATGCCAGCAAACCCCTGTTCTCAAGAATCCATGGAGTATTGGCAGTCATCgagctagggttagggttagggttgggGATGGTGGTTTTAAAGGTTTGGAGGTCTTGTATGAGGATGGGCATGGAACTGTGGGGATTTCTGAGTTTATAGATGCTATGAAGGATTTTGAATACTTGGGTGAAGATGAAGGTGGACCTCTCCGGTGGTTCTGCCCGGCTAATCCAGGCCTGCCGCCGATTAAGGATGCCCCGGTCTTGTTGTTCTTGcctggtattttaattttgattgtgAAACTTGAAAGAAATCATTTTGATTGGTTTTGGATTTGAGTTTTGGTTTTGTAGGTGTTGATGGAAATGGAATGGGACTCTTGTTGCATCATAAAGCCCTAGGAAGGTAATTGCCGCTGTTGTAGGTTGTACAATGTTCATTTGTATTGGATGGTATAATTTATGGTATCGATTGTTGTGTTATTCTCGTTCACAGAGcagtaaaattgtaaaaatgaaTGGCAGGGTTTTCGAAGTTCGGTGCTTGCATGTTCCAATACGTAATCGAACACCATTTGAAGGTCTTCTGCACAAATCAAAGCTTAATATATCATttgtgatgtgtgtgtgtgtttagtCTGACTGATTGAGTAGTTGTGCATATAGAACTAGTGAAATTTGTTGAAGCTGCTGTGATTGTTGAGCATTTGATTGATGGTAACAAGCCAATCTATTTGCTGGGCCATTCCTTTGGAGGTTGCTTAGCTCTTTCTGTTGCTGCTCGTAATCCTGATGCCAATTTAGTTCTTATATTATCTAATCCTGGTAAAAAAACTGTACTTGGCAGCTTAATTTTTGTAATGGAAAACGGGAAAACGTcggttattttaatttttcagagGAATAACAGTTTCTTGTTTATGGCAGCAACATCATTTGACAGGTCAAATTTGCAGCCTTTTCTTCCCATTCTGAGTTCTTCACACCACCTTAGTATTATCATTCCATGCCTTCTTAGTTTCAATGTTGGTATGTGAGTTTCTGTCAGTTTTCCTGAATAATGCTCTTgcagttttttattttcatgtcaCTTGATTATATcttggtttatttttcttggcATTAGTTAATCTTGTAAAGATGGCATTGGATGGTATAGATAAAGAGCATCATCTTTTACATAAACTGACTGCCTCAGTAACAAATCAGTCTTCTCCAATGGATATTTTGGTAAGATTACTCATCTAATAAAacttatgtattattcttcacaagaaaaaaaagaatagtaATATGGGAATATTTCGTTTACCCTTTCAGAAACAATTAGAGTCGATGCCAAGAGATACTTTCTCATGGAAAATACAGCTGCTTAAATCGGCCACACGCTATGCTAATTCCCATCTTCATGCAGTCAAAGCCGAAGTGTTGATACTTGCAAGGTTTTTATACTTTTAGAATTTTGTGATATCCAATTCAATCATGTTATCTATATGGTTAGTTATATCAAACCATGGTCATGTTATCATGGAATTAGACACTATGTCTACTTTTGCTTTCCTGACTTTATACAGCATAATTAGTGATTATGATCTGTCGGTCGAAATTCCTTCGAATATAATTCTAAATCTTGTTGAATTTGTTCAAGCTTTCGAGTATTTCTGTGATATTTAGTCATCTTTCAGTTGCCAGGATAGCATCCTGCCTAGTAGAGATGAAGCTGAACGACTTTTTGAAATACTACTGAATTGCAAGGTTCACTACCTTCATGACAGTGGCCACAGCCTTCTATTGGTAAAAAAAGTCGTTTCATTTTTCTTGGATTAATTCTATAGAAAGAAATGTCGACAATATTTGTTTAGTTCTTATgaatcataataatattaatgcaGGATCCTTCCGTTAACTTATTGACTATAATAAAAGGTACTGGTTTCTATCGTCATTCAAGAGAACACAATGATGTTACAGATTTCATGCCACCAACTATGATGGAACTCAAAGCACTTGATAACTTTAATAGGTAATCCTCAACATGGGTTATCCAAACACTTATCCATGAATATGATTTAAGCTTGTTTTACACAGATTCGTCTCTGAAATTACCAGTCCTGCAATGTTTTCAACCTTGGAAGATGGTAAGATCGTTAGGGGTCTTTCAGGGATACCTAACGATGGTCCGGTTTTGCTCGTCGGTAACCACATGTTGCTAGGAGTTGAATCAATTCCACTCGTGGCACAGTTTCTGCATGAAAAAAGAGTTGTTCTCCGCGGTATTGCTCATCCTGTTCTGTTTCCAAAGCGGACAGAGAGTTCATCACAGGGGCCTTGTTCATTCACTCTTGCTAAAGTATTCGGTGGAGTCCCTGTCTCCTTTAgcaatttttatcacttgttaTCAGTGAAAGCATTTGTTCTTCTTTATCCTGGTGGTGCCCGTGAAGCGCTTCGTCGAAAGGTATAGCATATCGGGCACTTTACGCTATGAACTACATGTTTCTCCTTCTTACTTGCAGTAATTTGAATCTGCATGTTTCTATTTTTGATATTCCTGTGGATCACAGGGTGAAGAGTACAAGTTGATTTGGCCTCCCCAACCTGAATTTGTTCGAGTGGCTGCCCGATTTGGAGCCACAATTGTACCATTCGGAGTTGTTGGAGAAGATGATATGGGAGAAGTAAGCTGACATATCTATTATCATCTAAAATGCTAAATAGACTTTCCTTCTTTATCATTATCCTTGCATTGCATACATTTGGATATCTCATGTAACATTGTGATCGAAGGTTTAACGACCTGATTTCAAGTTCTTTTGGACGTCCACAAGTGGTATGTTtgcatcattttcatcattttgcaTCATTTGTTCTCTAACATTGTAACAGGTAGTTCTCGATTATGATGATCTAATGAAAATGCCCGTCATAAAAGACGTGATAAAAGGTTTCAATCAGACTATAAGGTGAGTTGTAAGTGCTGGTTCATCTTGCACCTGTGATTTTAGTTTGCATAACTAGTTCCCTTTTCTGAACAGTGTCAAAATAACCGGAGAGTCCAGGAAACAAGACGTTTTCATACCCTGCATCCTGCCAAAGATACCTGGACgctattatttcttatttgggAAGCCAATTACGACGAAAGGAAAGGACATACTAAATAACCGGAACGAAGCAAATGCTTTGTATTTGCATGTAAAATCAGTGGCTGAAAACTGCATTTCTTATCTAATAGAAAAGCGGGAGGAGGACATCTATAGGAGTATCTGTCAAAGGACTCTCCATCAAGTTCTTAAAGGTTCACACCAAATCATTCCCTCATTTGAACCCTGATTTACAACATACTTTACTCTGTTCCTCTTCCTTGGCTTAGTCGATTTGTATTCAGGggttcaaatgaaaaaaataaactgtATTAGTATTTCATAAAGTAGACGATGCTAAGATCTAACAATAAATTTACATATTGTTACTAATGTACATGGCTAGTGTTCAACTGGATGTGTCTATGCATTATGCTTCTGCAAAATCAAGAATAGAGACATGATTTACCAAATGAGCCGCTTGGTTGTTTATAATCATGAAACTGGAGATTACATACAGTTAAACAACTTGATGAACAAATAGAAGACACGATGAACTAATTGTTTGCTACACCGTATTTTCAACACAAATGATCATCAAATAGCTATGGGACACTGTCTTCTCATTCATCATCGTCAGCACTATTAAAAccatcaaaatcatcatcatcatcgatgTGATCACCAAAGGGATCAGCCTGCAAATGTTGAAAATGGGTCACAGCATCTTTTGCTTCAGACAAGAGTGCAGTCCTTGCAGCTCTTAAATCTGGTTTCAATGAAGTTACATTTCTGCTGTCTCTTGCAGCCGATGAACTTGTCGCCTTAGCCAAAGTTCTTCTCCTTGCTTCCCGGCAATGTAGCTGGTTAATATACTTCTCATGCAACACCATGTTCTTTATCGGCTTTAGAACTTCAGGACTCATGTAATTTGCTTGATCTGGAGGTCTGAACCTAGAGTGTGTACCCTTACGAGCTGACAAAGATCTCTCACTGCACCTTTTGAGAAAACCGACAGGAGTTGGTACACATTGAGGAGTTGCTGGTGTTTTAACTTCTGGAAAGTCCATGATCAATGCTGTCGGAGAAGTTTCAAGAACAGAGAAAAGATCTGCTTCCTTACTTCGATCAATAACCTGGTGCTTCCTTAGTAAATGTCTCACAGCCTTCTGCGCAAAAAGGATCTTCTGTTTACCCCTCCTCGGTCTTTTAGCATTGGTCTTGTTACACCCTAATGCAGCTATGCTGCTTGATAGAGTGAAATCAGCAATTGGAGTTTGATCCAATTTGGTTGCTCTTGAAACAGGGTGAGATTGAGGTGGGGTTGCAAGATCAGCATGAACTCTATCAAAGCATTCCTGAGCAGACTTCCCTGGCACCTGAGACCACACATTTGGTGTCATTTTACAACAAAAGGAAACTTTAGACTAGTCaagcatttttttcctttagatAAGCAATACGAAAAAATTATAGGGATAAGAAAATGACGGCACAAGCATCTTTTCATTAAATAATCAAAGCGAAGAAAATACGATGGACAAGCAAATGAAAGCATGGTCAGCATGAATTCTATCAAAGCAGTCCAAAACATTGACATTTCCGGCACCTAAGATCATACATTTTGATGTTCATTGTACCATACCAAAGAAACATCAAACAAATCAAGCATCTTTCCTTCACACAATCATAGCGGATACAATAAGATGGGCAAGCAAATGAAAGCAAAATTGTCGATACAAATTTCTCCTGTTCCATTTTCCTTATACACTGCCATAGACAATACACCTCATTGAAAAAACTAAACTTCAGCCATGAATTCATCTACCAACTCATAAGAATACAAtggataagaaaataaaagaaaacttaatgataatttttctcATGATTCCTCTCTTCTCTTCGAAGATTTCCATTCAATCCAATCAAACCAAAAACTCTAGCATTCAACATCTACAAAATCACAACAAACTGAACTCTATCAGAATCAATAGATACAATTCTTCGCATTTTTTATCCATTGATTCCATATATTCTTTCTCTTCCTATAATTTAATTCAATCCAAACCATGAATTCAACACCAAAAACTAATCAGGCAATGAATTGCATCagaatcaaaatgaaaaaaaaaagaacagaaatGGAAAAAGGGAACTGGAAAAGTACCATCTTTGCTACTTTCTTCCAGAAATGCGGCGATGGCCGTGCCAACAAGTAAGCCCTCCGAAGCTCCAGTTCTTGTTCCTTTGTCCACccttcaccaccaccacca
It includes:
- the LOC120262927 gene encoding acyltransferase-like protein At1g54570, chloroplastic isoform X4, whose amino-acid sequence is MVSIPLPTFPFLSQSHLQCQQTPVLKNPWSIGSHRARVRVRVGDGGFKGLEVLYEDGHGTVGISEFIDAMKDFEYLGEDEGGPLRWFCPANPGLPPIKDAPVLLFLPGVDGNGMGLLLHHKALGRVFEVRCLHVPIRNRTPFEVVHIELVKFVEAAVIVEHLIDGNKPIYLLGHSFGGCLALSVAARNPDANLVLILSNPATSFDRSNLQPFLPILSSSHHLSIIIPCLLSFNVVNLVKMALDGIDKEHHLLHKLTASVTNQSSPMDILKQLESMPRDTFSWKIQLLKSATRYANSHLHAVKAEVLILASCQDSILPSRDEAERLFEILLNCKVHYLHDSGHSLLLDPSVNLLTIIKGTGFYRHSREHNDVTDFMPPTMMELKALDNFNRFVSEITSPAMFSTLEDGKIVRGLSGIPNDGPVLLVGNHMLLGVESIPLVAQFLHEKRVVLRGIAHPVLFPKRTESSSQGPCSFTLAKVFGGVPVSFSNFYHLLSVKAFVLLYPGGAREALRRKGEEYKLIWPPQPEFVRVAARFGATIVPFGVVGEDDMGEVVLDYDDLMKMPVIKDVIKGFNQTIRKQDVFIPCILPKIPGRYYFLFGKPITTKGKDILNNRNEANALYLHVKSVAENCISYLIEKREEDIYRSICQRTLHQVLKGSHQIIPSFEP
- the LOC120263757 gene encoding CASP-like protein 1D1, translating into MSSIDASTTRDSGKTAPESGHHPPPPLVNFFGVDFVLRFFLFASTISALIVMVTSKQTKLIPTSLSPPFPAYVSRAAKFDHSPAFIYMVVALAVTCFYSIITMFTSAFVISNPFPSTKMLFNMILFDALMAGIMASATGATGGVAYIGLKGNSHVNWNKICNFYDKFCRHIGASALVSLIASIILVILVIISSYSLYRRSR
- the LOC120262927 gene encoding acyltransferase-like protein At1g54570, chloroplastic isoform X1, which produces MVSIPLPTFPFLSQSHLQCQQTPVLKNPWSIGSHRARVRVRVGDGGFKGLEVLYEDGHGTVGISEFIDAMKDFEYLGEDEGGPLRWFCPANPGLPPIKDAPVLLFLPGVDGNGMGLLLHHKALGRVFEVRCLHVPIRNRTPFEVVHIELVKFVEAAVIVEHLIDGNKPIYLLGHSFGGCLALSVAARNPDANLVLILSNPATSFDRSNLQPFLPILSSSHHLSIIIPCLLSFNVVNLVKMALDGIDKEHHLLHKLTASVTNQSSPMDILKQLESMPRDTFSWKIQLLKSATRYANSHLHAVKAEVLILASCQDSILPSRDEAERLFEILLNCKVHYLHDSGHSLLLDPSVNLLTIIKGTGFYRHSREHNDVTDFMPPTMMELKALDNFNRFVSEITSPAMFSTLEDGKIVRGLSGIPNDGPVLLVGNHMLLGVESIPLVAQFLHEKRVVLRGIAHPVLFPKRTESSSQGPCSFTLAKVFGGVPVSFSNFYHLLSVKAFVLLYPGGAREALRRKGEEYKLIWPPQPEFVRVAARFGATIVPFGVVGEDDMGEVVLDYDDLMKMPVIKDVIKGFNQTISVKITGESRKQDVFIPCILPKIPGRYYFLFGKPITTKGKDILNNRNEANALYLHVKSVAENCISYLIEKREEDIYRSICQRTLHQVLKGSHQIIPSFEP
- the LOC120263242 gene encoding uncharacterized protein LOC120263242 is translated as MPPSLLLSSLHSQMSRSNRREEAHGDRGISTRRSPRFVQTPLRRSPRLHPQPNDVFLGDVRSQSKNKPKDRSRKQSRSKSSPISSNLAKRSSLKKVRSEGSGVRQESERRRSPRLALLSDAGLKAEEAVNIGGVVDLEERMENAAPIEGGERKRKRIGGEKREEIQVDRGGEVEEHGGGGGGGGGGGEGWTKEQELELRRAYLLARPSPHFWKKVAKMVPGKSAQECFDRVHADLATPPQSHPVSRATKLDQTPIADFTLSSSIAALGCNKTNAKRPRRGKQKILFAQKAVRHLLRKHQVIDRSKEADLFSVLETSPTALIMDFPEVKTPATPQCVPTPVGFLKRCSERSLSARKGTHSRFRPPDQANYMSPEVLKPIKNMVLHEKYINQLHCREARRRTLAKATSSSAARDSRNVTSLKPDLRAARTALLSEAKDAVTHFQHLQADPFGDHIDDDDDFDGFNSADDDE
- the LOC120262927 gene encoding acyltransferase-like protein At1g54570, chloroplastic isoform X3 translates to MVSIPLPTFPFLSQSHLQCQQTPVLKNPWSIGSHRARVRVRVGDGGFKGLEVLYEDGHGTVGISEFIDAMKDFEYLGEDEGGPLRWFCPANPGLPPIKDAPVLLFLPGVDGNGMGLLLHHKALGRVFEVRCLHVPIRNRTPFEVVHIELVKFVEAAVIVEHLIDGNKPIYLLGHSFGGCLALSVAARNPDANLVLILSNPATSFDRSNLQPFLPILSSSHHLSIIIPCLLSFNVVNLVKMALDGIDKEHHLLHKLTASVTNQSSPMDILKQLESMPRDTFSWKIQLLKSATRYANSHLHAVKAEVLILASILPSRDEAERLFEILLNCKVHYLHDSGHSLLLDPSVNLLTIIKGTGFYRHSREHNDVTDFMPPTMMELKALDNFNRFVSEITSPAMFSTLEDGKIVRGLSGIPNDGPVLLVGNHMLLGVESIPLVAQFLHEKRVVLRGIAHPVLFPKRTESSSQGPCSFTLAKVFGGVPVSFSNFYHLLSVKAFVLLYPGGAREALRRKGEEYKLIWPPQPEFVRVAARFGATIVPFGVVGEDDMGEVVLDYDDLMKMPVIKDVIKGFNQTISVKITGESRKQDVFIPCILPKIPGRYYFLFGKPITTKGKDILNNRNEANALYLHVKSVAENCISYLIEKREEDIYRSICQRTLHQVLKGSHQIIPSFEP
- the LOC120262927 gene encoding acyltransferase-like protein At1g54570, chloroplastic isoform X2, translated to MVSIPLPTFPFLSQSHLQCQQTPVLKNPWSIGSHRARVRVRVGDGGFKGLEVLYEDGHGTVGISEFIDAMKDFEYLGEDEGGPLRWFCPANPGLPPIKDAPVLLFLPGVDGNGMGLLLHHKALGRVFEVRCLHVPIRNRTPFEELVKFVEAAVIVEHLIDGNKPIYLLGHSFGGCLALSVAARNPDANLVLILSNPATSFDRSNLQPFLPILSSSHHLSIIIPCLLSFNVVNLVKMALDGIDKEHHLLHKLTASVTNQSSPMDILKQLESMPRDTFSWKIQLLKSATRYANSHLHAVKAEVLILASCQDSILPSRDEAERLFEILLNCKVHYLHDSGHSLLLDPSVNLLTIIKGTGFYRHSREHNDVTDFMPPTMMELKALDNFNRFVSEITSPAMFSTLEDGKIVRGLSGIPNDGPVLLVGNHMLLGVESIPLVAQFLHEKRVVLRGIAHPVLFPKRTESSSQGPCSFTLAKVFGGVPVSFSNFYHLLSVKAFVLLYPGGAREALRRKGEEYKLIWPPQPEFVRVAARFGATIVPFGVVGEDDMGEVVLDYDDLMKMPVIKDVIKGFNQTISVKITGESRKQDVFIPCILPKIPGRYYFLFGKPITTKGKDILNNRNEANALYLHVKSVAENCISYLIEKREEDIYRSICQRTLHQVLKGSHQIIPSFEP